One region of Scophthalmus maximus strain ysfricsl-2021 chromosome 13, ASM2237912v1, whole genome shotgun sequence genomic DNA includes:
- the borcs8 gene encoding BLOC-1-related complex subunit 8 isoform X1, with protein MDDQEMQLKVRRVTDKFTESMYVLANEPSVALYRLQEHVRRSLPELVQHKTDMQSWEEQSQGAIYSVEYACSAVKSMTNSSMYFKNIDGLLRQAISMKEQISSSQGRSLHDVTAPSPLVSAPHAPPTSS; from the exons ATGGATGACCAGGAGATGCAGCTGAAAGTCAGGCGAG TGACTGACAAGTTCACGGAGAGCATGTACGTCCTGGCCAACGAGCCGTCGGTGGCTCTGTACAGGCTGCAGGAGCACGTCCGGAGGTCGCTGCCCGAACTGGTGCAGCACAAG acagatatgCAGAGCTGGGAGGAGCAGAGTCAAGGAGCCATCTACAGTGTAGAGTACGCATGCAG TGCCGTGAAGAGCATGACGAACAGCAGCATGTATTTCAAAAACATCGACGGCCTCCTCCGTCAAGCCATCAGCATGAAGGAACAGATTAGCAGCTCTCAAGGACGCAG CTTACATGATGTGACCGCTCCCAGTCCCCTTGTCTCTGCTCCACATGCCCCACCCACTTCCTCTTGA
- the tmem161a gene encoding transmembrane protein 161A, whose product MALMGVQLVVSLLAASIMQRMAPHCSFARWLLCSGSLFRFKHPSEGELCALAGKQMPKQNRRDRRQNGESKPLTVPKDIDLHLDKAPVNVIDALVLRFFLEYQWLVDFSIYATGVFLFTECYYSVVDASKEFNIGALWCVLTVLFSLKTLHTLMSHYFRSEEGGERSVCLAFGFLSLLIAMLVLVVREDYLEFGLESGFSNLFDNLEIFAKKQGYADWSIPVTKLTVKLGLAAVCAYIGALLAFPGLRLAQTHLDAVQMNSDRPLIQILLHMSFLSPVIVVVLWVKPIARDFLANAPMGKTSITIVPSEVFDSMRLWIIVALCALRLALTRYHLQAYLNLAQKWVEQMKKEAGRIAAIDIQRKVTRVFCYLAVVALQYLVPILLILFSTLSLKALGDFSWAVGAEETPGVTPALVMPTAAPVLPGNLDEDEDGADDMEEDIQATVAHLSATFTALRAVLTPLFFRGFFAFLTWWVAACQVISSLFGIYFHQYLMQN is encoded by the exons ATG gcgcTGATGGGGGTGCAGCTCGTGGTCAGCCTGCTGGCTGCCAGCATTATGCAGAGGATGGCTCCGCACTGCTCGTTTGCCCGCTGGCTCCTCTGCAGCGGCAG TTTGTTCCGGTTCAAACACCCATCAGAAGGAGAGCTGTGCGCGTTGGCAGGGAAACAGATGCCCAAACAGAACAGGAGAGACAG GCGACAGAATGGAGAGAGCAAGCCTCTCACTGTGCCCAAAGACATTGACCTTCACCTGGATAAGGCTCCAGTCAACGTCATCGATGCTCTCg TGCTGCGTTTTTTCCTGGAGTACCAGTGGCTGGTAGATTTTTCCATCTATGCGACGGGTGTCTTCCTGTTCACCGAGTGTTATTACAGTGTGGTGGATGCCTCCAAGGAGTTCAACATCGGAGCTCTCTGGTGTGTTCTGACTGTTCTCTTCAGTCT AAAGACCCTCCACACGCTGATGAGCCACTACTTCCGCTCTGAGGAAGGCGGCGAGCGATCAGTGTGCCTCGCCTTTGGCTTCCTTTCTCTGCTCATAGCcatgctggtgctggtggtccGAGAGGACTACCTGGAGTTCGGCCTGGAGTCGGGCTTTTCCAACCTATTTGATAACTTGGAAATCTTTGCCAAAAAGCAGGGCTACGCCGACTGGTC AATCCCAGTGACTAAACTGACGGTGAAGCTCGGTCTGGCCGCTGTCTGCGCTTACATCGGCGCTCTGCTGGCCTTCCCCGGCCTGCGGCTGGCTCAGACTCATCTCGATGCTGTGCAGATGAACTCAGACCGGCCCCTCATCCA GATTCTGCTGCACATGAGTTTCCTGTCTCCAGTCATCGTGGTGGTTCTGTGGGTGAAACCCATTGCAAGAGACTTCCTGGCCAATGCACCCATGGGGAAGACCTCTATCACAAT AGTTCCCAGTGAAGTATTTGACAGCATGCGTCTGTGGATCATCGTGGCGCTGTGCGCTCTGCGCTTGGCACTGACTCGTTACCACCTGCAGGCCTACCTCAACCTGGCTCAGAAGTGGGTGGAGCAGATGAAGAAGGAAGCGGGTCGTATTGCTGCCATTGACATTCAGAGGAAG GTCACACGTGTGTTTTGCTATCTGGCTGTGGTCGCGCTCCAGTACCTGGTTCCTATTTTGCTCATCCTCTTCTCTACACTGTCACTCAAGGCACTAG GGGACTTTTCCTGGGCAGTGGGTGCAGAAGAGACCCCCGGGGTCACACCGGCACTTGTGATGCCCACAGCAGCACCTGTGCTGCCCGGCAAtctggatgaagatgaagatggggCGGATGACATGGAGGAGGACATCCAGGCCACCGTCGCTCACCTTTCGGCGACCTTCACAGCGCTGCGGGCCGTCCTCACTCCACTGTTCTTCCGAGGCTTTTTCGCCTTCCTTACTTGGTGGGTGGCTGCCTGCCAGGTCATCAGCTCTCTGTTCGGCATCTACTTCCACCAGTACCTGATGCAGAACTAA
- the rfxank gene encoding DNA-binding protein RFXANK isoform X2 encodes MEARGDGEVADGPNIQTSDADESACESRDERSHENMDVDEEGSFAHSTTLTNKQRGNEVTVRPATLDSLSIHQLAAQGEVSQVAAHLSKDSSLLCKQDERGFTPLMWAAAFGEKAVVDFLLEKGADPKTIARERESALTLASSGGYVDIVESLLRHGVDINTYDWNGGTPLLYAVRGNHIKCVEALLAKGADMTIESDSGYSPMALAVALGHKKMQKVLEDHILKLYKPTPTPT; translated from the exons ATGGAGGCCAGAGGCGATGGTGAGGTTGCAGATGGCCCAAACATTCAGACGAGTGACGCTGACGAGAGTGCCTGCGAGTCCAGAGATGAGAGGTCACATG AGAACATGGATGTGGATGAAGAGGGTTCGTTCGCACACTCCACCACTTTGACCAACAAGCAGCGTGGGAACGAGGTCACAGTCCGCCCGGCAACGTTGGACT CTCTGTCCATACACCAGCTGGCTGCTCAAGGCGAGGTTTCCCAGGTGGCCGCACACCTGAGTAAAG ACAGTTCTCTGCTCTGCAAGCAGGACGAACGGGGCTTCACGCCTCTCATGTGGGCAGCAGCGTTCGGAGAGAAAGCAGTGGTGGATTTTCTCTTGGAAAAG ggCGCAGACCCCAAGACAATTGCGAGGGAGCGAGAGAGTGCCCTGACACTGGCCAGCTCAGGAGGCTACGTGGACATTGTTGAGTCTCTTCTCAGACACGGAGTCGACATTAACACTTATGACTGG AACGGGGGAACTCCTCTTCTTTATGCTGTGCGAGGGAACCACATCAAATGTGTAGAGGCCCTCTTAG CCAAAGGAGCAGACATGACCATTGAGTCTGACTCTGGGTACAGCCCGATGGCCTTAGCTGTTGCTCTTGGACACAAAAAGA TGCAGAAAGTGTTGGAGGACCATATTTTGAAACTCTACAagccaacaccaacaccaacgtGA
- the mef2b gene encoding myocyte-specific enhancer factor 2B yields the protein MGRKKIQISRILDQRNRQVTFTKRKFGLMKKAYELSVLCDCEIALIIFNSTNRLFQYASTDMDKVLLKYTEYSEPHESRTNTDILETLRRKGLGLDASELDNEESMQVAAEKYPLSEGMDLSVARQRFYAPSLLSPEAQFLVSAGCENGFPNSSGSSVASHRPPGFKSIGSRPGSASPAAQHAHSAFMSPHSGIGYSVLSHGNLNRALDMKSPPALNLGGENLRGDSANQTMGATRVNHNSARGLLYQGLHSGGSMVTMGKAGLLGHSLGGYSLPSPGTPEYSQPGFYHSVSLQRGAMSPWQTAQSPPEHHGLHISPGVSSGGCSFPSQCCSSASPHLPSLNLSIKSERSSPEHMSSPTSPPLHHLRQHSPISDLGSACHTPPETRPANETKEFPKGGYPQDEKEGGQPLRQLEMSDGWQR from the exons atggggagaaagaaaatacaaatttctcGGATTCTGGACCAGAGGAATAGACAG GTGACCTTCACCAAGCGTAAGTTTGGTCTGATGAAGAAGGCGTACGAGCTGAGCGTGCTCTGTGACTGTGAGATCGCCCTCATCATCTTCAACAGCACCAACCGTCTGTTCCAGTACGCCAGCACCGACATGGACAAGGTGCTGCTCAAGTACACGGAGTACAGCGAGCCGCACGAGAGCCGCACCAACACGGACATACTGGAG ACCCTGCGGAGGAAGGGCCTCGGCCTCGATGCCTCAGAGCTCGACAACGAGGAGAGCATGCAGGTGGCAGCGGAAAAATACCCTCTCAGCGAGGGCATGGATCTCTCTGTGGCACGCCAGCGCTTCtat GCTCCATCGCTGCTCTCACCGGAGGCCCAGTTCCTGGTGTCTGCAGGCTGTGAAAACGGCTTCCCCAACTCCTCCGGATCCAGCGTGGCATCCCACAGACCCCCAGGCTTTAAATCTATTGGCTCCAGACCCGGCTCTGCCAGCCCTGCTGCGCAACACGCACACTCCGCATTCATGTCTCCACACTCAG GTATCGGCTATTCCGTGTTGTCCCACGGCAACCTGAACCGAGCTCTGGACATGAAAAGCCCCCCTGCCCTGAACCTGGGCGGGGAGAACCTGCGGGGGGATTCTGCTAACCAGACCATGGGCGCCACACGTGTTAACCACAACTCGGCT AGGGGTCTCTTGTACCAGGGTCTGCACAGTGGCGGCTCCATGGTGACTATGGGCAAGGCAGGACTGCTGGGCCATAGTCTGGGAGGCTACAGCCTCCCCTCCCCTGGAACTCCTG AGTACAGCCAACCCGGGTTTTATCACTCTGTTAGTCTACAGCGAGGGGCAATGAGCCCCTGGCAAACAGCACAGTCGCCTCCGGAGCATCATGGGCTTCATATAAGTCCTGG AGTGTCCAGTGGAGGGTGCTCCTTCCCCTCTCAGTGTTGCTCCTCAGCCTCTCCACATTTGCCATCCCTCAACCTCAGCATCAAATCGGAGCGCAGCTCTCCTGAGCACATGTCCTcgcccacctcccctcctctacACCACCTCAGACAGCATTCTCCAATCAGCGACCTCGGTTCGGCTTGCCATACCCCTCCAGAAACCCGGCCGGCCAATGAGACGAAGGAGTTTCCCAAAGGCGGTTACCCACAAGACGAGAAGGAAGGAGGGCAGCCGCTCAGGCAGCTAGAGATGAGTGACGGCTGGCAGAGATAG
- the rfxank gene encoding DNA-binding protein RFXANK isoform X1, with protein sequence MEARGDGEVADGPNIQTSDADESACESRDERSHENMDVDEEGSFAHSTTLTNKQRGNEVTVRPATLDSLSIHQLAAQGEVSQVAAHLSKVLCSASRTNGASRLSCGQQRSERKQWWIFSWKRSEGADPKTIARERESALTLASSGGYVDIVESLLRHGVDINTYDWNGGTPLLYAVRGNHIKCVEALLAKGADMTIESDSGYSPMALAVALGHKKMQKVLEDHILKLYKPTPTPT encoded by the exons ATGGAGGCCAGAGGCGATGGTGAGGTTGCAGATGGCCCAAACATTCAGACGAGTGACGCTGACGAGAGTGCCTGCGAGTCCAGAGATGAGAGGTCACATG AGAACATGGATGTGGATGAAGAGGGTTCGTTCGCACACTCCACCACTTTGACCAACAAGCAGCGTGGGAACGAGGTCACAGTCCGCCCGGCAACGTTGGACT CTCTGTCCATACACCAGCTGGCTGCTCAAGGCGAGGTTTCCCAGGTGGCCGCACACCTGAGTAAAG TTCTCTGCTCTGCAAGCAGGACGAACGGGGCTTCACGCCTCTCATGTGGGCAGCAGCGTTCGGAGAGAAAGCAGTGGTGGATTTTCTCTTGGAAAAGGTCAGAA ggCGCAGACCCCAAGACAATTGCGAGGGAGCGAGAGAGTGCCCTGACACTGGCCAGCTCAGGAGGCTACGTGGACATTGTTGAGTCTCTTCTCAGACACGGAGTCGACATTAACACTTATGACTGG AACGGGGGAACTCCTCTTCTTTATGCTGTGCGAGGGAACCACATCAAATGTGTAGAGGCCCTCTTAG CCAAAGGAGCAGACATGACCATTGAGTCTGACTCTGGGTACAGCCCGATGGCCTTAGCTGTTGCTCTTGGACACAAAAAGA TGCAGAAAGTGTTGGAGGACCATATTTTGAAACTCTACAagccaacaccaacaccaacgtGA
- the tmem221 gene encoding transmembrane protein 221, with product MTHEYSQRSLVVLSLLGILSAIMSALSATLIFQLQSRQASVKEPPASTAAVVPPRVWAVLLPVSTVLSALSLTLNLGSVVLCLLHGYLSTEVCRAGQDADRTDWFLLDSRAVRHVAIGLFCLGVSVYLAAMSIFMLLIFEVETGIASACVLSSGILILLVIVIHSLVKASRSAKHYHSNHLDTLYQNDHGSSNAPASRSCELKIGVDKPRMHRSQSHLQHQFSYSPRQQEQYQQQQFSPAGGSQGHASDRDGYSSSGGSCPRMHRTLSTESGLLQAQTKPWNGVNNEMRSVLARKSGISAKDSTLV from the exons ATGACGCACGAGTACAGCCAGCGGTCTCTCGTCGTGCTGTCCTTACTGGGGATTCTATCGGCCATCATGTCCGCCCTGTCGGCCACTCTGATTTTCCAGCTCCAGTCGCGGCAGGCGTCGGTGAAGGAGCCCCCCGCCTCCACCGCGGCGGTGGTGCCGCCTCGTGTGTGGGCCGTGCTGCTGCCGGTGTCCACGGTGCTCTCCGCGCTGTCCCTCACTCTGAACCTGGGCTCCGTGGTGCTGTGCCTCCTCCACGGCTACTTGTCCACAGAGGTGTGCCGCGCAGGGCAGGACGCCGACAG AACTGACTGGTTTCTTTTGGATAGCAGAGCTGTACGACATGTGGCAATTGGACTGTTCTGCCTGGGGGTCTCTGTCTACCTAGCAG CAATGTCCATCTTCATGCTCCTGATATTTGAGGTGGAGACGGGCATTGCCAGTGCTTGTGTCCTCTCTTCAGGGATCCTGATCCTGCTGGTCATTGTAATTCACTCTCTGGTCAAAGCTTCCCGCAGTGCTAAGCACTATCACAGCAACCACCTTGACACCCTCTACCAGAACGACCATGGGAGCAGCAACGCGCCTGCATCTAGGTCCTGCGAGCTCAAAATTGGCGTGGACAAGCCGCGCATGCACCGCAGCCAGTCTCACCTGCAACATCAGTTCTCCTACTCTCCGAGACAGCAAGAACaataccagcagcagcagttctccCCTGCTGGAGGTTCACAAGGCCACGCCAGTGACAGAGATGGCTACAGCAGCAGCGGGGGAAGCTGTCCCAGAATGCACAGGACCCTGTCTACCGAATCTGGTTTGTTGCAGGCCCAGACTAAACCCTGGAATGGGGTCAACAACGAGATGAGGAGTGTCCTTGCACGAAAGTCTGGGATTTCTGCAAAAGACTCTACTCTTGTGTGA
- the borcs8 gene encoding BLOC-1-related complex subunit 8 isoform X2, with the protein MDDQEMQLKVRRVTDKFTESMYVLANEPSVALYRLQEHVRRSLPELVQHKTDMQSWEEQSQGAIYSVEYACSAVKSMTNSSMYFKNIDGLLRQAISMKEQISSSQGRRKRTVDCGVPKEGGEKHSSGM; encoded by the exons ATGGATGACCAGGAGATGCAGCTGAAAGTCAGGCGAG TGACTGACAAGTTCACGGAGAGCATGTACGTCCTGGCCAACGAGCCGTCGGTGGCTCTGTACAGGCTGCAGGAGCACGTCCGGAGGTCGCTGCCCGAACTGGTGCAGCACAAG acagatatgCAGAGCTGGGAGGAGCAGAGTCAAGGAGCCATCTACAGTGTAGAGTACGCATGCAG TGCCGTGAAGAGCATGACGAACAGCAGCATGTATTTCAAAAACATCGACGGCCTCCTCCGTCAAGCCATCAGCATGAAGGAACAGATTAGCAGCTCTCAAGGACGCAG GAAAAGGACGGTCGACTGTGGCGTGCCAaaggaagggggagaaaagCACAGCTCCGGTATGTGA
- the LOC118317803 gene encoding nuclear receptor 2C2-associated protein translates to MDVTVAKREEEKKTRVRFALRQNVIPKKRTVDMASSVICRETQSRVSSVLNRDVKQYGKKFMFDCNEETCWNSDQGESQWVSLEFPQSVRVSEVKVQFQGGFSAKTCRLEGCPKDGDFTAISHLYPEDNNSLQSFPIQEAPAVDKVKIMFENSADFFGRIIVYSLDILGEKAS, encoded by the exons ATGGACGTCACTGTCGCaaaacgagaagaagaaaaaaaaactcgtGTCCGCTTCGCTTTACGGCAGAATGtaattccaaaaaaaagaacagtcgACATGGCGTCCTCGGTGATATGCAGGGAAACACAGAGCAG GGTGAGCTCTGTGCTCAACAGAGATGTGAAGCAGTACGGGAAGAAGTTCATGTTCGACTGTAATGAAGAGACGTGCTGGAACTCAGACCAG GGTGAATCTCAGTGGGTGTCTCTGGAGTTCCCCCAGTCCGTCAGGGTGTCCGAGGTAAAGGTCCAGTTCCAGGGAGGCTTCTCGGCAAAAACATGCCGACTAGAAG GATGTCCAAAAGATGGAGACTTTACGGCGATCAGCCATCTTTACCCAGAAGACAACAACTCACTTCAG AGTTTTCCCATACAGGAGGCCCCTGCAGtggacaaagtaaaaataatgtttgagaATAGTGCCGACTTTTTTGGGAGAATAATTGTGTATTCCTTGGACATCCTGGGGGAAAAGGCTTCGTGA